Below is a window of Nicotiana tabacum cultivar K326 chromosome 19, ASM71507v2, whole genome shotgun sequence DNA.
ttcgacTGGACTTCTTCTAACTGTCTCCCATTCCTCAATGAAGCAGCATTAATAGATGCCTTAGGATTAGCCTTAGTGTCGCTTGGAAGAGCTCCAACTAGTCGAATATTTTAGGCACTAGCAAGTGTCCCATTTGTCGCTCCAAATTTCTCATTGCTGCTGCTTGGGCCTACTGATCAGCCATTAATTTTTTCATTATCTCCTCAAGGTGACTCGTTGAGTTTGCATGTTGTTCAGCCTGAAGTTGTCTATATTGTTATTGAGGTGCTTGAGGCCTGTATTGATTCTGAGCACCTtggtttccaccccaagagaagtttggGTGATTCCTCCAATTGGGATTGTAAGTGTTCTCACACTGGTTTGTCTGGCCCCTATTTGCATTACCCACAAAACAGACAGACTCTGGATTAACTGGGTATAAGTCGCTTGTATGACCCTCTCCACATACTTCACAAAACAATTGAACCTGTTGCACTGGCTGGGCTTGTTGCTTGTTAACAACCAAGGTCATCTGATTGACTTGGTTGGTCAATGTGGAAATCTTCGCTGATAATGCAAAGACGACATCTAACTCGAGAACTGATGCAGATTTTTGCACTGTGTGTCTGCCCATCTCTCTTTGCCAATCAGGATTtcttttggagaatttgttcaataacACATATATCTCATCAAAgcttttctccaacacttgacctCCAGCTGCAGCATCTACCACAATCTTTGTCTCAGGATGTAGCCCTTCTATGAAAGTGTGAGCTAACACTTCGTTTGTCTGATTGTGATGAGGACAGTCTGTGAGCATCCCCTTAAACCTCTCCGAAGCTGAGTATAAAGACTCCCCCATTTTCTGTTTGAAGGAGACTATCTCACTTCTGATCTTTGCAGTTTTGCCTGAAGGGAAGAACATTGCCAaaaatttccttgctagatcgtTCCATGATGTAATAGAATTAGTTGGTTCTGCCTTCAGCCATCGCTTTGCTTCACCCAACAGAGAGAACGGGAAACGTGTGAGCCTCGAGGATGTGCTGTTGTTTTGATCCTCGTATGGAAGACCCATAAACTGTCCATTCGCATGTAGTAGCTGGATCATGCTCTAtttcagctcaaagtgcccaATGATTCTGGGCTTCACAATGCTGGAGGTGACATTAGCAATGCTGGGTGTCGCCATATCCTGAACATCCATATGTTGCTCCTCTGCCATGTTCACAGGAAAttgaacaagtgcctgaagattATTTGTAtcccttgcttccctcaaccTCCTGTGAAATGTTCTCTCAGGTTCGGGGTCAAAGCCTTGAAGTCTGTCCTGGCTTCTGACCCTGCGCATTCGATCAAAGTTCATGAGATCAGAGAAACAATCAAGTAACGTTAGACTTGACGAAATAAACAATGAAAGCAAAAATTAGAAAGTAGTCAATATTCAAGTccccggcaacgatgccaaaaacttgttgctcccaaacgcacacgcaagtatacgtggtcgtacaagtaaaaaaataataagtCGAGTGTCGAGCCCACAGAGACTTGTGTCAACTACCTACTAAATtcaccaagattgttattcagtCGAGCCAATTCGAGTTCAAGAGTTTAATTATACTAAACTATAATTCTAAGTAGTAACTAAATTATGAAGCAGCAAAACAGTTATTGTGTATTCAGTacagataatattccagggttgtaattgattcaccaatcctattgtgttctagttaactctccatttcatacaattcactcatggttgctaattaatcgaacaattTCTCTCATacccttctcccgaagtactacttcgcctattcaaaatagattaacgcctatattcctatgaaatcaatctattaagaacgcattaagattacgatatttaattaagcacggtgactaggtatattcctatcctaaccacaaatacGCCCCCCTCAGAGTTAAGCTCGTggtctcttcaattcttctctaatctaaacatggctttcccaaaCATAGCATAGATAGTCAATAGAACCTAATtgctggccagacaattaagcaattaatcacaaaattgaagaaataaccatATATTGGTGAGTTGTAATCAATGTTAAGTCaacgttaaacaacaatattcatggctaaatcacaaccccagaactatgggttttagctactcatgaaagtATCAAACAAATTCATAAGtgttggataattgaaaatactaagaaaagatgaagaaatctgaGATATCCTTGCTCCCGAATGTTCCTAATGTGTCTCTAGGTTTAAagtgtgtcaaaagtccagaaaataacgttttttcatgtatttataccaagtagggtcggaccTAGACGAAATCTCTCTTTTCTAGCCGAAATAGAAAAACTTGCAAACTTAATGCTTTTCATGCGTCGCCCAGTGCGTCGCACTAATGCCTTTTCCTGTCAGACCACAAAAAATCAGTCTCTGAAGTTTGGAAATTTCTGACAAAAATTTGCAGTAATGTGTCGCATAGTGCCTCGCACTAGTGCATTTCTTCAGCAATCGCTTTTTCCTTGAATTTTGACATCCAGAAttgatcctcgacccccgaacacgatcccggtttaatcctttgggcttttactAAGACTTCAAGGCTCCACATAGCACGAATTagttccacaacatctacataactcagaatcgctcctactaggcataaaacacacaataagtgcaaaacactagtgattaaacctcaaacacaataaaaatacagtaaattagagtgcaataagcgactaaaatacgcaattatagcctactatcaaaTGCTTCTTTAGGCTTCCGACCAATAAGGGCATTGGTGAATCTTCTCATAGTCGATTAAGCTAAGAAGCTAAAGGCAGGTGATTCACAATTATGATTCCACTTCAAGCAATATACTAAGAGGACTTTGTCTCTTAGATATGGGTTATGAGTCCCTGTACAAGAGGTCATAATTGGCGAAGGTACGAAAGACTAGTACGTGGTGATTTGATGAATAGCTTAAAAGTgcaataaataacaaaatatgtAAAAGGAATACTAGAGGAActcataaataaaagaaaaggctTTTAAAATTGTATTGAATTGGTAGCAAGAGGAACTTTATATGTTCAATGTGgatgatgatattatgtacaatTTTGGCATATTCATAGAGATATGACTGGCTATTGGGCTTGCTTTACCCGTACCCCTTTGCATCCCTCCAAAATTTTGTATGTTCCAGATCATCGGGTGGTTGTTGGCAGCTTTATTGACTGTCCTTCCTTATTCTAGAACTCTTTTTAATTAGCCGACTTGATCCTCATTCAGTTGATCCGTATACGTTCCTTAGTTTGCGGTTAATAATTCACTAATTCCACCTACTGTAGAAGCTGATCTTCTTGAGTAAGTCTAATACAATAACTTATTCTTGTCATGGTAAATTCTGCCTTACCCGCTTAGTTTGGGTGTAATTGCGGGTCAAGTCTTTGCTTAATTGATTGAGGCGAGTTTATTCTAGGCGTAGCTCCTAGCATGTAAAAGGTGAAAGACTCTTGCTCAACTAAGCAGTTGACGTGAGTTCAAAAGGCTAGCCTTCAACACGACTGACCTGTTCATTCAGCCAGTCTGTCAAAATTTTCAGTAAGTTTATGTCTAGTTTGGGTATTAACAAAGGATTACTGGACATCATCACTGTTCAAATCTTGATTGACACTGGTAGTACCCATAAAGTTTTTCTGTAGTACGTTTCTGAAGCATTCAAGTGCAAGACCATCCGAAAGAACAGTCTACAAGTGTTATTAATGGCACTGCTATGCAGGTTTCTATATTCTGAAGCATGTTCAAGATTCCAACATATGTTGCAGGGGTCTTTCTCTGCAGATTTTGTTATACCATCTTCTGGGACCAGTTATGTGGAGCTAGGTGTTCAATGCTTGCTGAACCTCGGTGCTACTAAAATGAATTTCACTAGGGAATTCATCATCTATGATAGCAATAAACATGTACTGGGAGGAGCAGTTGGTAAGGTGAGGTTTGCAGGAGAAAAACTTTCCAAAGAAGGGGCATAATTGCATATTAGGCATCTGGTAAACACTTATCAGCCTAAACAACCCACAGTACAGCTTCATTCTTCCGAAATCATACTTGATAGTGATGGACATTACTAGTTAGTagttgcataaattgttaacAAGGATGGAAAAGAATAAAATTTAGAGCTACTTGCATCGGAATATGTGAAATAAATTCATTATATATAGTTTAATCAAGCACTATTACTAGCATTTCTCCATTCCATGTGCATACGTAGCATAGAGTCATCACCACATTTTCCCCCTTAATACAACCCAATCCAGTGTAAAGAAGACACAAGGAGAATGTTGAAAAAGAGTATCATAATATCACTTTCTTCCCCTTTCTTCTCTTTCACAACATCAAAGTCATTCCACCAAACCACCTGACTTATAGAGCAACCAACAGCTCTTGGTTTCATATGTTATAAATTGAATACCATATTAACTGCTCGCGCCAGCGACTTTATCAAGACAATAGCTGGCAATGCCTTCAGCCCaattctgaaatttctgaaaggCAGGGTCATCTCCATACATCTCGGCGGCACAATCTTTGCAAGTCTCAATGAATGAGGTCATGGCACTAATATCCACATTAGCTTTGAAGTAATTTCCTAAATTGACATCTTCTGTGGCCTTCGTCATGGAATCCATGGCGTCTTCATAAACTTCCTTGCATGTCTCGAGGCAATCCTTATGATAGCTGTCCATCTTTTTATTAGCCAACCTTTTATCAATGACATTCTTGATGAATTCCTCGGTCTTGGTCATGGTACCAACCATACTTGCTTTGACTAATGAAGGAATATCACTTGCTTTGGCAACTAGAGGTTTTGTGGGAATATCAAAGATTTGAATCTGAGAAGAGGAGGAGGAGACAGatgatgaatctgaggatgaaTCTAAGGATGGTGATGGTGAAAGAGATGTTGATGAGTACTCATATGCCTTAGAGGGAAGAATTGATAGGAAGAAAGAAATGGCAATACCAACAAGCATAGTTTGTGTTTGGAGGGCCAttgctttttccttttctttattttggcgTAGAAAGAAGGAGAAAACCAATGGGATAAGGGTAAATGATGAGGAAAGTGGGGTAATATTTATACATAAAAGTTTTACTAGCTTGTGGCTATGCTTAAATATAGATTGTctaaatatatatagtattttaGAGTTGCTGGTTCTAGGGAATTTAGCACATCTCTTTCTACTTTATTAGTATTCGTACCCGCACGATGAGCGGAGAATAttaatataatttttcataaaaaaatattattaaaaaaatacgaTATACAAAGGAGCATGCAAATGCTATTATTTTTTTAACATGTAAATGCACTGGTTATTTATAAATTGAAGTGATGAGGAAACACACTTATCCattattaaaacaaatattaagaAAGAAAATGGAATATTAGATTATTGGCCATACTCAAATTCTAAGACATATGTATTAGCACTATTTGAGAAAGGCAACAGATAGCGCCTGCTTAAGATTGCTTGATGAGACTTAAGATTGCTCGATGAGACATCTGTAATCAAGGGATTTGAAATTAGACAACTACTTAATTAGTAGAAGATAATATCTTAATTAACTGCAATATAAATTAGGCAACTGCTTAATTAGAAATACCATCCAATAGGTGAAATGCAATATAATTACACAAAGTACATAGGTGCACAATCACGTATTATCAATCTTTTGGTGTTGTTTCTAGCTTATATTTTACATGATGGATATAACTAAATTCTCAGAAAAATAAAACATTCTTTTATGGAAGTTTCACATATTTATCAGACGATAATTCATAACTAAAAGTTAGGGTTGCTCTCTTCTTGATGCAAACTTCAATTGACTTCACGATAACTAATAGTTCTCTTTTACATAACATTAATGAACAATGATTCAACGGTATATGTTTCTCTCAATTAATTGCAGAAACCTATATTACAGAAGAGAAAGCTAAGTATTCATGAAGGATGCATTGTCAAGTTAAAGGCAGCATATAGAGGACTGAAGTAGTGAAGTACTAATCTTTCAACGTTAACATCGTAGAAATTTATAAGATTTTTCTAAAAATCTTCTTCTGCTGAGCTACCCTTGTGATTTTCTTTATGCTATTTTTTAGGAATTTAAAGCTGCTGAAGGATCAAACTCTTGCACAATATTTTCAGGTTAtttatcaataaatactaaacaATATGAATTCGTGGATGGCAAAAATTAGATTCCTGTATATTCATGAAGTCCacatatcaaaacatgaaaagACCTTTTCAAGgaaggaaaataaagaagattAGTCGAACCTTCAAGCAATTGAAAAGTAAAGGCATGTAAACAAAATGGACTATATAAGCTTGTGAGAGCGAAGTCGTCACGAAAATAAATTTGCATTTACAATCAGCATTTTATGGACTATAAGAGCACAAGTTTTAGAAAGAGATGTCAATGTCACAAACGTGAAGCACATGCTTAACCCAAAATAATTGTACCACCATTATTCGCTGGAAAGAGAAACATCAAAGTCAAACTAAGACGTCTAAACACCTGTAAAGTCCTTTGGACTTatgaatatataaaaaaaactcatTTGAATagtttttctaaagttttttGGATCCTCCTGGTATTCAAAAAGATATGCCCCAACTAGCATAACATAAAAGTGCCATCTCGCATGATCAAACAATAACCCACTGaaatgataacaaatagtttttaGGTTCCTAATAATAACGATTAGTAAAAAACTTATTCTTAGGCAAAGAAGGAAAGGGTGTAATAAGAAGATGTAATTACTTATGTATCTGAGGAATTATCACCAGTAACTCAGGCTAGAATTACGTACTAATTCCTTTTTACAATGTAATTATCATAAAGTTCAAAACAATTAAATCAAAAAAATACAAGTTATCATTGTATTATTAAACTCTTGTAGTCGACTATCTTGATTATATTTATTCTCATGCATAATTCAATCATGATATCTTAAGATgcaaaatatataatattatgtATTAGCATTTCATTAATTTACCTCTAAGTATGAATAGCTTGAATTTTGAGTAGCAGCCACTTTTTCTTTACAAAGCCTAAGATCACGCATTAGCTTTTGTACGAAATCTGACTTGGCTGATATTTTTTCTAAATGAGGAACTAAATTTTTGGACTAAACTTTTCTAATGAAGCTGCAAAATCAATAAACGCAAATATATGTTAAAGAAGAATATTCTTAGATTGTGTTGCAGGTCAA
It encodes the following:
- the LOC107795686 gene encoding uncharacterized protein LOC107795686 encodes the protein MALQTQTMLVGIAISFFLSILPSKAYEYSSTSLSPSPSLDSSSDSSSVSSSSSQIQIFDIPTKPLVAKASDIPSLVKASMVGTMTKTEEFIKNVIDKRLANKKMDSYHKDCLETCKEVYEDAMDSMTKATEDVNLGNYFKANVDISAMTSFIETCKDCAAEMYGDDPAFQKFQNWAEGIASYCLDKVAGASS